The following proteins are co-located in the Phycisphaerae bacterium genome:
- a CDS encoding terpene cyclase/mutase family protein: protein MLSFVRALVTVLALVCPLPAVAAEEKAAATRPDSELKTLRAKAAPAVGKALRFLVKAQGEDGGWKGFTGTSDPAITALVAEALARHSEFGPKHEIVRRGVRFVLKYRQPDGGIYDPQQAYANYHTSIALMCLSSMEDESLDSVIKAAQSYLKGLQWKEDKQDSAGKSVDVSHPFYGGAGYGKERRPDLSNTQMMVEALHASGLPASDPAYGRALRFITRCQMCSSNDQAFARGASDGGFIYTTANGGESKAGTDMVNGQPMLRSYGSMTYAGFKSMLYAKVSRDDPRVTAAWNWIRGHYTLDANPNMPGDKSIQGLFYYYHMFAKALAAWGEPAVVDTAGKKHDWRADLVEQLVCRQREDGSWINTADRWQEDNACLVTAYCLLALDAALR, encoded by the coding sequence ATGCTGTCCTTTGTTCGAGCCTTGGTTACGGTTCTTGCTCTGGTTTGCCCATTGCCGGCCGTCGCCGCGGAAGAGAAGGCTGCCGCCACGCGGCCCGATTCCGAGTTGAAAACCCTGCGCGCGAAAGCTGCCCCGGCGGTGGGCAAGGCCCTCCGGTTTCTGGTCAAGGCCCAAGGTGAGGACGGCGGATGGAAGGGCTTCACCGGGACTTCCGACCCGGCCATTACCGCCCTGGTGGCCGAGGCCCTGGCTCGCCATTCCGAGTTCGGGCCCAAGCACGAGATCGTCAGGCGCGGCGTCCGGTTCGTGCTCAAGTATCGCCAGCCTGATGGGGGCATCTATGATCCCCAGCAGGCCTATGCCAACTACCACACGAGTATCGCCCTGATGTGCCTGTCGAGTATGGAGGACGAGTCGCTCGATTCGGTCATCAAGGCCGCCCAGAGCTACCTCAAGGGGTTGCAGTGGAAGGAGGACAAGCAGGACTCGGCGGGCAAGAGCGTGGACGTGAGCCACCCGTTTTACGGCGGGGCGGGCTACGGCAAGGAGCGGCGGCCTGATCTCTCCAATACGCAAATGATGGTCGAGGCTCTTCATGCGAGCGGGCTGCCGGCGAGTGATCCGGCCTACGGGCGGGCTCTCAGATTCATCACCCGCTGCCAGATGTGCAGTTCCAACGACCAGGCCTTCGCCCGCGGGGCCAGCGACGGCGGCTTCATCTACACGACGGCCAACGGCGGTGAAAGCAAGGCCGGCACGGACATGGTCAACGGCCAGCCGATGCTTCGCTCTTATGGTTCGATGACCTACGCAGGTTTCAAGAGCATGCTCTACGCCAAGGTCAGCCGGGACGATCCGCGGGTAACAGCCGCCTGGAACTGGATCCGCGGCCACTACACGCTCGACGCCAACCCGAACATGCCCGGTGACAAGTCCATCCAGGGCCTGTTCTACTACTACCACATGTTCGCCAAGGCCTTGGCCGCCTGGGGCGAGCCCGCGGTGGTCGACACGGCCGGCAAGAAGCACGATTGGCGTGCCGACCTTGTCGAGCAGCTCGTTTGCCGCCAGCGCGAGGACGGAAGCTGGATCAACACCGCCGACCGATGGCAGGAGGACAACGCGTGTCTCGTCACCGCCTATTGTCTCTTGGCCCTGGATGCGGCCTTGCGATGA
- a CDS encoding ROK family transcriptional regulator, translating into MNQRRLLSALLGHGVATRADLARAVGLSQPSVGTIVDELLAAQILEIVPSAEGQGRGLGARTNSAADASPRIGRPGQLVRLDRTRLRFLAVELGVRHTRLARLPVGCEDLAWEIVVPTTRAQDEWLRRLAHATRAWAGQPMEAVLISVPGVVDEGGGKVFLCPNMRWVEKAHLPDLLSAVCDAPALIVQEIRALALGHLAANPTGGDFLLVDIGDGVGGAAVIGGRLFESPLPLSGELGHDPVWGNRRACGCGAVGCVETLVSRRGLLASFAAAKRPGPHTWPALIRRIAEHGVPSWLIDSLDALAMAIAGALNILGLRRVVVTGILGELPTPVMAHLSAAVIAGAMWARFGEVTCEAAPRRRMAGLVSAAIDRILLQNVDGTAGQRFRLVSDSA; encoded by the coding sequence TTGAATCAGAGAAGGCTGCTCAGCGCCCTGCTCGGCCACGGGGTGGCCACGCGGGCCGACCTCGCCCGGGCGGTGGGATTGAGCCAGCCGTCCGTCGGAACCATCGTCGACGAGCTCCTGGCCGCACAAATCCTCGAGATCGTCCCCAGCGCGGAGGGACAGGGACGCGGGCTCGGTGCTAGAACAAACAGTGCGGCCGACGCCTCACCCCGAATCGGACGGCCCGGACAACTGGTGCGTCTGGACCGCACCCGCCTGCGATTCCTGGCGGTGGAGCTCGGCGTGAGGCACACCCGGCTGGCACGGCTCCCGGTCGGGTGCGAGGATCTCGCCTGGGAAATCGTGGTCCCCACGACCCGGGCCCAGGACGAGTGGCTCAGACGACTGGCCCACGCGACCAGAGCATGGGCGGGGCAGCCGATGGAGGCCGTTCTGATCAGCGTGCCCGGGGTGGTGGATGAGGGCGGCGGGAAGGTGTTCCTCTGCCCCAACATGCGCTGGGTCGAGAAGGCCCACTTGCCCGATCTGCTGAGCGCCGTCTGCGACGCCCCAGCCCTGATCGTCCAGGAAATACGGGCCCTGGCCCTCGGCCACCTGGCCGCAAACCCCACCGGCGGCGATTTCCTCCTTGTCGATATCGGAGACGGTGTCGGCGGGGCAGCCGTCATCGGCGGGCGATTGTTCGAGAGCCCCCTGCCGCTCAGCGGCGAATTGGGACACGACCCCGTCTGGGGCAACAGACGCGCCTGCGGCTGCGGAGCGGTCGGCTGCGTTGAAACCCTGGTCTCACGACGGGGCCTGCTGGCCAGCTTCGCCGCCGCGAAACGGCCAGGACCGCATACCTGGCCCGCGCTCATCCGGCGTATCGCCGAACACGGCGTGCCGTCCTGGCTGATCGACTCTCTCGACGCCCTGGCCATGGCTATCGCCGGCGCACTCAACATACTCGGCCTCCGTCGAGTCGTCGTCACCGGCATCCTGGGCGAACTCCCCACCCCCGTGATGGCCCACTTGTCGGCGGCCGTTATCGCAGGAGCCATGTGGGCTCGCTTCGGGGAGGTTACCTGCGAAGCGGCACCCCGCCGACGGATGGCCGGACTGGTTTCCGCGGCCATCGATCGGATTCTGCTTCAAAACGTTGACGGAACCGCGGGTCAGCGGTTTCGGCTGGTGAGCGATTCGGCCTAG